The region GGGTACGGAAAAGCAGCTCTTCAACATCCGCGAAAGTGTTCAGCCAGCCGTATTGCAGCATCCAGCTTTGCATCTCCCGGCCCCACGCGCGGACCACAAACCAGAATCCGGTCATCTGCATATCAATACCGCAGGTAATCGCCACAGCTTCCGCCGGAGCCACCAGCGGCGGCAAGAGCGGATCAACCATTTTCCGGGCGCGGCTCTCGTTGGTTTCAATGGCAACGACTTTATGCGGTTTGGCACAGAAATCATTATCAAAGCGCTGCATAGCCTTGGGCGTGCCGTCTTTGATAGCCTCAAACCACGCCGCCGACACGGTGGACAGCGAAACATAGCGGCTGATCCATGCCGGAATATGGAAAGCAACACATTCCGGACGGCTGACTTCCTGATCGCAGTGCCAGTGCCCGCGCTTGATAGCCTCGTTGCGTTTGTAATCGTTCCAATGCGCGCCGCAGCCCTGACACTCGTACCAAGCAAGCGTCTGGTGCCGAATCTGGGCAGGATCGCGCATTCCTTCCGGCACCCGGATATGCTTGTGATCCATCACCTGCGCATGTCCGCAGGTCGGGCAGACAGCCTGGTACTGGTAAACAACCTGCGCTTTGTGGGTTAAGGCCTTCCAGATGGATGATTGATGCTCGTTGCCGCGCGGTTTGGAAACGCGAATAATTTTGCTATCCACCGGATAACCGATAGTTCGCTCAATCATGGTGTCCACGCTGGCCGGATCGGGGTAGGCATCCTCTTCATCCAGCATCAGCACCCGCATGGAAACCGAGGACATGGACGCCTCAGACCCGGAAGTCATGCCGTAAAGGGTTGCGCTGTGAGTATTGAGACTCATGGACTGCACGGATTTCTCCGCATCGGGCAGCATCTTGCGCAGCTTGGGCGAACGTTTGAAATGAGGGCCAAGCTTTTCCTTGAAAATTCGCTTAGCGACCTTTTCGTCAGGCATGCCCAGCCCTGTGGGGGACGGCTCCCGCTCCATTTCCGCAGCAAGGCAGGCGTAGCCCGTGGAGGTTTTCACAGTCTGGGAAGTCCCGACCACGATAATCTCACGAGTCCACGGCTTATCCCACGCCTCCATGATGCCCCGCGCGTAGGGCGCGAAATCGTGATTAAAATTGCGGTTTTCATAGGTCCCGGTAACCAGAACAAAATCATTTTCCGCAAATTCAGCAGTGGAAACCTGTGGACGCAGGGCCAAGACCTCGATTTCAGCCGGGGAAAGCTTGAGCGGATTCTCGTTAGGACAAGTCATCGGGACGCTCCATCAGGTCAAAGTATTCCAGCAGCTCGCCGACCTTTTCCAGATTGCCATCCACCAGCCGGATCGCGGCCCGCGCATCCCGCCGGGAACCCTCGATACGATTCCGTTGCCATGTCTCCCATGCCTCGCGCATTTCCTCGGTGTACCACTCGCCCGTGACCAACGAATCAAGCGCCTCGCGCACGCGCTCCCGAAAAATCTGGGTGAATTCCGGCAACTGCTTGACCATATGGCGGGTGATTTCCCCGGCCTTGTCCGGGTCACCGCCGACCAGCTCCACCAGCTCGCGGGCCTGTTCATCACCACCGAAAATCTCGGCAACTTCCGGCCCGACCTCATAGGAAAAGTTAGTCAGCATCAGCTTTGTGGACTTAAAACGCTCCGCCAGCTCACGATAAAAAACCAGCACCGGAATCAGCTTCCCGATTTCCTGCTCGAACATCATACGCTTGCGCTTGGCCTCGATGGACTTCAGATCGGCATCAGCGTTGATTTTCCGCTCATGCGCGCCGCTGGTGGGTAACGGGGCTTGTTTGGGGGAGGCGGTGGCATCTTTTAAACCGTATTCATTGATAGCAATCTTCAAGATTTCATCTTCATCCCATTTCCCTTTTTTCTCCCCGCTCTTCCAAGTAGGCGCCAACTTCCCACCGAAAACAGCCTGACCGGTAGGATTACAGACCACACCGCGCGAAACCTTGACCCCATTTTCCTTAAGGAATTTATATAATTGATTTCGATTTTCGATCATATCCGCTCCTTAATCCGATCCGGGAAATAGTATTCGATAATTTCCTGCAAACATTCGTGATCCACCCACATTTTCCAGATGGCCTGCATGGTTTCATGATGCTTCTGGCCCCATTCAGGCTTGACGCTATCCACGTAAATCCCGCCGAACTCGTTCCGGTAGAACCCGACCGGTTTGCCTTTGATCAGTTCCCGGAAAGACTTGAATACCGCGTAAAATTCCGGGAACTTGGCAACCTCCGCCATAACCGTTTCCATTCTGCTTTTCGGTTTTGGCGGAGGCGGTGGTGGCTTGACCGGAGCCGGGGCAGGCTTGGGAGATTGCTGGAGCATACTCACGGCCCGGCGCACCCGCGCGGATATTCCGGCCTCAATCCACGCGCAGATGTCGAGATAAAAGGGATCAATGCCCATGTTGTAGAAATCATCGAGAGGAAAATGGGCAGGTTTGAGCCAGAGCGGACGCACAGCCTCGCCCACGTCTTTGCCGTACCGGGGCGGCACGGGCCAGCGGCGCGCATTTGGAAATTCTTTTTTCCAGAAATCCCAGAATGCCTGTTTTCCGGCAAAATCGTTATCAGTTGCGCAAAGAATCAGCTCAGCGCGGCACAGGATTTTCGCGGCATAGGCATCGGGACGCGCCCCAGCAGCGCCCACGGCCATAACGCCTATAGGCAGATCAGGAGAAAGGACACGGCAGGCAGCCCAAACCAGATAGGCATCACGGTCAGTTTCCACGATTACCCAGATTTTCCAGCGCGGATCACCGGCTATGAGATACGGCGGCAGATAACCGCGAGGAACATCACCGGCGATAACCTGCCAGTATTTAGGCATCCAATCTTTTTGGTCTGCAACCCTAATTTTGACCTTTGCCGGGAGGCCGTCACGCATAGAGGCAAAGACCAGACCCACAGGCCACCAGACTTTACGTTCAGCTTTCGGATTATTTTTTGAAGACTGATAGGGAAGATCCATGGCCGTGACCGGATAGAAACGGTCCTTTGCGTTCCAGCCGATCCGGCAAGCCTTGGCGGTGGCGGCATCAATCCCCCACTCTGCGAGCTGGGCCAGCACTTCCGGCCGCTTCTGCAGATCTTCCACGCTTTCCATGACAATCTGGTGCGCTTTCTGCTGCCATTTTTCCGGCGGAATATAGGCGGCATCCGGTTCCCAGCGGCGAACAACCGCCCTCGGAGCCGGGGCTGGCTTGGAAGCGGAACCGGAACCATCCGTCAGGCGTTCCGGACAGAACTCCTTGAGGAATGCGCGGAAGCCTTCGAATTCGTCATAGCCGTTCAACTCACAGTAAACATTGATCAGGTCACCACCGGCCTGACAGCCGAAGCAGTGATAAAGATCCTGCGTTGCATCATAGTGAGCCGAGGGAGTATTTTCGTTGTGCAGCGGGCAGCAACACCAGAGGTCCAATTTGTTACCCTTTTTATCATCCACAGCCACCAGAAAGGCGAAAACAGCCGCACACCGAGCCGCACCGAGATATTCGAGAGCTTTACCCATGGCGGCGCCCCCCCTCTTCGTGCCAGATTCCGACCGCTGAAAAGAAAAAAGAGCAGGCAGAGGCGGCAGATTTCCATTTTTCCAATCGAAAAACGGGAATTTCCAATCGTTTTTGAAATGAAAAGTTCAATATTTCAGGAAGATATACAGAAAAAACTTTCCAAATTTCCAATTTTCCATTTTGTTGGAAAACTCTCTCTTGCGCGTATGCGCGTGCGCATGAGCGCGCGCGTTCAATATAAGATAGAACCTCTTCCCCTTTTTTTTGTTTTTTTAAAAAACTAAAGAAAAATGGAAAAATGGAAATAACAGTTAATTCTTCCCGTCCAAACCCTTGTTTTACGTAGCTTTTGCCGATTTCCATTCCTAAAAATGAATTGGAAATAAACGGAAACAATTGGAAATTAAAGAGGATCATTCTGAAAACCTCCCTGCTCGGCTTCGGGCCATTCGGACTTATCTATGGGCAAGGTGCCGCTCTTGGCGGCCTCGACCCAATGATCTTTGAGACGCCAGCCGCAATAATGGGGAGAACTCAGCCCCTGCGTTCCTTTGGGAATCTTTTTGACATCCGGGCGCTTGGAAAGCTCTCGGCCCATCTTATTGGGGGTGATCCAGACATCATCTTTAGCGGTCAGGTTATTGGAATCGCGAAACCAAAGCTTGAAGACCAGATGCAGATCCTTGTTGGGGTACTTGGCTTCGGGATCAGGCTCACAGCAATCACTCAGGAACTGGGCCAGCCAGTCTTGTTCTTCCTCGTACTCCGCATTTTGTTCAAGTATCGCTTTAGGTGCCGGCGGCATATGACCGAGTTCGAGTGCCTTCATGGCGCAAGCAACCATCCAGCCCAGAATCCCGGAGGATTCGGCCTCAAGCTTGGCGGTGACTACCGATTCAGGAAGCATGGGAAAGATAAAATTTGCTTCATCGACCGGGATTTCCCCTTCCGGGTCAACAAAGCGGGCATTACAAGGAAAGATCCTCAAACGATTTTTGAGAAAAGCGTTATCCGCGCCCTTAAGCTTGGGCACATTGTTAGTGTGCAGGCACAGGGTGTGCGTCTGGAAAAACTCCTCATCACCCTTGTTCAGGGTTCGAGCTTTGATACGGTCCGAGGCCGAGGTCAAAAGCTTGATTTTGGCGGTGGAAAACTGCTGGTTCTCATCGGCCTCACTGGCCACAGCCATGCGCCGGCCACGAAGATCCACAAGAGAGGGACTAGGCTTATCAGCACTGGTGAACTTATCCACCAGCAGCATCTCGACTTTAACGGTCGATGCAAACTCACCAAGCCCCTTCTGGAGGGTATCGAAAACAACGGATTTACCATTATCCCCGAACTGACCGAGAAAAACAAAAAAGTTTTTCGGCTGCACCCCGCAGACACAGAAACCGACAAAATACTCGAAATACTTGATCAGCTCCGCATCCCCGCAAAAAACCTTCTGCAGGGTCTCTTCCCAGAAATCAGCAGGCTCGGACGTCCCCTTGTATTCCCATGGGGACTTGCACCTAAAGTGAAGATCCTGCCACGGAACATCCTTGTATTCCCGCCCCGTGCGCAGGTTGACCACCGTCTTGGCCGTGGGCAAAAGCTCGCGGTGCGGCTCCATGTCGGAAGACTCCATTCCGAGCAACGTACCGCGGCGCAGCATCTTGAGGACGTTGCTAATTTTGTTTTGGTTGCGCAGGGAAGTGGCAGAAGATTTAAATTCTTTTGCCCTAGCTCTTAACGGAATATAAATATTAGATTTTTTACCTTCATCTTTCTTTTTCTTGGCTAGCTTATAAAAATTCTTAGCCTCTGATTCATAGCTGGAAGCGACTAAATCAACTTTCTCTTCAATCTGCCTGTTACGATCCTGTTCCCATATAGTGGAGTTGAACTTAAACCAGTCCTTGGTAAAGTTGTCGTAAAGGTGTGATCCTTTCAGCAAGAACGCCGCAAGCTCTGCAGCTCCCAGCTCTGCCCGGCGATGACACCTATGGATGAATTCGCGCGACGGACCATCTGACTTTTCTTTTTTGGGGCGCGGCGGCTTGCCCTGCTCGGCCCGGCGCTGGTCGGCTTTTTTCTGATTCTCGGCTTTCTGCGCGGACTTTTCCTGCTCAACCTGTGCGGGTTCGGCGGCGGCGGCGGCTTCAACTTCTGCGGCGATGTTTTTCTGCTCGGTGTTACCCATGGCAACCTCCGAACATTACGCATTCCGCAAAAAAAGCCCCGTTATTTTCGACACCTGAATCAATGTCCAAATGTCCAAAAAAATTTCCAACCCCCACACGAAAAAACACCGCGCTGATACCGACCCCTACAAGATCAAGCCTCTGAAAGGACCCACCATTTGGGTTTCCGCCTTGTTGTTTTTGCCAGTTTGATAATAAAAGAGGGGGGAGGGAGAAGGGGGAAGCAGCAACCCCGCTGCTAGAGGTCGCCCCCGCTGCCGCGTGGGCGGAATTATAAAGATACTGGTGAAGATAAGAAAGGAAACCAGAGGTAAGTAAAAGGTAAGTTAGGTGTAAATGTAAGCAGAGAAAACCAGCATATGGCTCTACTGCAAAAAGAGGGAGAAACCCAACAAACGGACAGCTTCGGAGTATTTCGGACTTGCGCCGCTTTGCCCTTCTAAGCCGTTGGCCGAGGGTTCGAATCCTTCCTGCCCCACCACGATATTTCAAGGACTTACAGCATAATTGTTGTGAGTCCTTTTTTTTGGGCTGCTTTCCCCGCAGCTTGGACGAAAATTGATGCAAAGGCATAAGAATACTTTCCCTTAGTTGGATTAAAAAAATGATGACTACACAGAGGGTGTGGTTAGTTCAAGGGGAAAAAATAGGTCCATCTTATTAACAAGCCATCGATCCCCTCTCCCGGCCATTGTCAACCCACCCCAAGTCCGCTCCACCTCCTATCATGAAAATTATAGGGGACGGGCCATGTGAATCACGTAATTCCAGCCACCCTCCCCGCGAATCTTTAACGCCGGAGGTAATACGGCATGGTGAATTTTGCAGATTATGTGATGAAACGACGGGAACGTGGAGAACTGACAACGGGGCTTGTGCTTTATGGCGAGACTGAACCGCCTGAGATGCAGATTGAGAACTTGTGGAAGATCGTCCATCATCGGACAGGAGAGGATCTTGCGCCCCCCAGACCGGACCTTGATGAGTTCTCTTCCTCGGACCGCATGTATCCTTCCATGATGAAGCCGGAAGTCAAACGTCGTTGGGACTTGAAAAATTACGAATGGGAAGAGACCAAGGCACAGCATGCAAAGCTGAAACGCATGGTCCATGCTCAGTTCATGCAGGAGAATCCCAACCTGTCCGTGGTTCAGGGGTTGAAAGGCACAACCTACGGCAGTGAAATTCAGGCTGAATTCAAGAAAATGTTCAGCGGAAGCCAGTCGATGCTTAAGTCCCGCATGCCGCAGGCGGGTACGGGGCGGACCATCCGTGATGAACTGGAGCGTGACAACGTGGACCTCAACGAAGTTGCCGATGAGGTTATACAGTTTCAGACCCCCGATTCTCGTAATACCTTTGCTGTTATGGGAGTGGATAGGAACGAAACCCTGCGTATCACGGGTAAAATCCTTGCTTCGGCAGAATCCAGCCATGCCCTTGAATATCAGTACGATGAAGAAGGCAGGCTTCAGGTTGTGTATTATGGAGGAAAGCCGGTTGAAGTCTATCGTTACAATAACATGGGGCAGCGCGTGTCCTCGCAGGTCTCCGGTGGTCAGCCGCTGAAATACCGCTACAATGCACTTGGACAACTCGTTCAGGCCGAGGATGTCGCCTACACCTACGATGAAGACGGTTCTCTCGCAGGTAAAAAGGATTCTCATGGCTTGACCCGTTATCACTATCTTGACAATGGCCAACTTTGCGGCGTGCTGCTTCCTGATGGCAGGCAGATTGAATACCGCTTTGATGAAAACGGATTCCGTGCCGAGAAGCTTATCGACGGTAAGCTGGCTCAGCGTTACCAGTGGGACGATCTGATTACTCTTTCTGCCGTGGAGGACCGTTCCGGTGTGACTCGCATTCGTTATGGTGAGAATGGGAATGCTATCGGCATGGTCCGCAACGGCCAGAAGCTGTTGCTGGCTACCGACCAACTGGGCAGCATATTTACTGTTGCTGATCTGTCGGGTGATAGTGTACAGGAAGTTCTATATGATTCTTTCGGCAGAGAGATACAAAACAGCAGTCCCGAACTTGCGCTTCCGCTCGGTTTTGCCGGAGGTCTGCATGATGCCGATACTGGATTGAGTCATTTCGGTTACCGTGAATACGATCCTGCCACCGGTCGTTTCATTTCTCCTGATCCGCTGGGGTATGCTGGCGGCGATGTGGATTTGTATGGTTACTGCGGTGATGATCCGGTTAACTTTGTGGATCGGTTGGGGCTTAGTGAGACCAGTGAGGCGAGTGAGGATGAGGAGGAAAATTCTGAAGAATCCGCCGAGAACCAAAAGAAGCCGACGCAAGCAAAAGCCAGTTCTAAAAGTCTTTTGGACAGGAATATAAACAAAATTGCGGAGGGCCGCTTTGGCAAAGACGTTGCAAAGTACGCTGATGACTATAGACGTCGATCAAAACCGGGCGAGCCAATAGACGAAGTCCATATGTACCATAGCAACGGCACCTTTGAAGTGCGCCATAAAGACGGCACTTCAGAAACTTACGAAGTGACTTCCGGGAAACTGGGAGAGACAGATCAGTCGAAGAAAAACAAAGGGCCACTCCCTAAGGGAGAATACGAGTTCGACCCTAAAGAAGCTTCTACAGTTGAAGGTTGGAAATTTTTGGGAAGAAGCCGTTCTGGTGACTGGGGGCATGGAAGAGTTCCGCTGCATCCATCAAAAGATACAAAGACCCATGGTCGAGACGGTTTTTATATACATGGCGGGAAACTGAAAGGCTCGGCGGGCTGTGCTGATATTGGTGACAATGACAGGGAATTTTTCAGAAGCGTTGGAAAGACAAAGAAAAAAGTGAAAGTTACTGTTCATTAGTTATTATAAAAAATAGGCGGACTGTGGGATGCAGTCCGCCATTATGGATATGATTATGATTAATCTCATTGTATGTTTTATATTTGGAAATATTGCTAAGTATCTTTTTTATTTGGCAGTCCCCCATGACAGCATACTGATAATTTTACCGTTAGCCCTATCTTGCCTAATCATGAGGGCATTATACCAAAAAAAGATTTGGGCATATCTTGGCTTTGCTCTGGGCTACTCTCTGTATGAATATATTTTTCAATCGTTAGGCCGTTCACGAGAAGATATACTTACAGAATTTGGATGGCACTTAGCTTGGGACTCTTTCGGATATTACCTTATATTCCAAATCGCTATTTTTTATCTTTTTGCCATCGCTCCAAAGATATATTCTAAAATGCGCAGAAAGGGGACTCTCAGGAATGAATAAGGAGGAGAAAAGACGAATCTTAAAACCGCCGCGAGCACTTAGTTGACGACAACATTATTTATGAAGAAATCTCACACAAAACCATGCTTTTTCAAACCTTAATCATCATTTACTTGATGTAGGATTACTAGTTTTTTATGCTTTATGATTACTAGTTTTTATTGCTTCAGCAACCGCACACCGCCCTAAAAAACTTCCACTGAATTACCCTTAACGTACTGGACCAAATCCACCCTTCTGTACACGATCCTGCGACCAAGGGTTGAAAATCGCGGCCCTTCGCCATTACTGCGCCAATGGTCCAGCGTATTCTTTTTCACGGTTAGGAAATCTGCGGCTTCTTGAACTGTCAGTGTCTCTTTTCGATTCAAAATTTCCAGTTCCACGACCGGCTTAAAAGCTTCTTCAATAGCCAATCGAATGTTCTTTATATGTTATTCATATTATTCTCTAAAATATCTTTTTCCATAATCACTATCTAATTCTCCAAGCTTATTTCGAATTCCGACTCAATAAGTCTTCGCTAATTTAGCAAGAAAATTTTACAAGCTCAAGAGAAAGATCAGCCCATAGAGTTAGTTCTTGGATAGACAGTTTTTTCATAACATTAATCAGCGTAGCCTCTCTTGGACACGAAAGAACAGGCTGACAACACCAGATACCAATATCTGAAAACAGGACAACTTTGCGAAGTTCTGCTGCCGAATGGGACCTACACCGAATACCGTTTTTATAAACGCGGCTTCAGGACAGCCAAACACCTCAACGGTCAACTGATCCAGAGATACCAGTGGAAGGATTTGACCACTCTTGCAGCAGTTGAAGGCGCAGAAAATATCAACAAATTTCACTACAATGAACATGGTCGTGTAATGGGGATGATCCGCAATGGCCAGGTATTCCTCTTTGCAACCGACCAATTGGGCAGCATATTTACTGTTGCCGATTCAGCAGGAAACAGTGTACAGGATATTCTATACGATTCTTTCGGTAGAAGAGTATATAACAGTGATCCCGAATATGACCCGGTGCTCGGCTTTGCCGGAGGTCTGTATGATGCTGATATCGGCCTGATCCATTTCGGTTACCGTGAATACGATCCTGCCACCGGGCGTTTCATTTCTCCTGATCCTCTGGGATATGCTGGCGGCGATGTGGATTTGTATGGTTACTGCGGTGATGATCCGGTTAACTTTTCAAGAGACATTTCAAGGGCTTCTACGTTTCGGGAACACTTCAAGGTCAAGGCAGCAGCCAAAGTTATAAATTCGGTGCCGGACAGAAAATCATTGTTGAAGTGAGGAATCTCGGTCCCTTTGCTGCTGGAGCTTGGGTACAGGTTGACGGAGACGTATGGAAAAACACCGGACATATGGCTCCGGGCCAGTCCGAGTCTTTTGAATTTACGAAATTCGGCGAGATACCGGTGCCATGGGAGGTAGCGATAACCTGTGATGGGGCCGACAACTGCACCATTACTTATTCCATAAGGGGTTAAATGAAATTCGCAACATTTATTCTACTTATCGCACTGTTCATGCCAACGAATAGTTGGGCGCAATCTATCTTGCCACTTTCTTGTGATGATGTAATCAAAATCGAGGTATGGCGCTATCGTGGAGAAGTTTGGCACTGTCCAACCAAAGAGGGTTATCATTATGTAGTCATAACCTACCTAACGAAGGAGGCTCTTACACGCTCTGCTCAAGTATATGAGGCTACTGAAAAAACTATCGTTATGGTCGATAATTGCAAAATCTACACTAGGCCTGTGCAAATTAAGGCTCAAGGTAGACTTATACAGAGTGATGCTCCTACCTGGGACAACTTCCGTGGTTACAAAGCAGTCATTATAACCAAGAAAACCAAGGAAGCGGCCTTTGAAGCTGCTCGGCTTATTTGCCCAGACAAAGCACCAACGGTCATGCTTACAGACGGGAGTTGACTCTCGCTGGTTTTTTCTGGAAAAGGCAGCAATGGTTTTACAGATAATAATCAATTCCCCCCGCCCCCCCTCTAACTCATGCTCCAAAATATTAACCAGCACAGGAGCATTGGGTTTTAGATCGCATCCTTTCTGTGGGACAATCTCCTCAAGAAGAATTTTAACCATACCTGCGTCCAGCTCTGCTGCTTCTTCCGGCGGCGTGCCGAATTCGTTATTGTAGAGCTTCAATAGCTCGTTTGCGAGCAGCATTGAGAGATACAGAACAGCAGTCCCGAACTTGCGCTTCCGCTGGGATTGTTTCAATTCGGTAAGAGGCGTCATAGTCCATTAAAGGCTATGGACAACAAAGCACTTAGAAATGCGGCAAAGAACACACCTATCGGACGTTTAGCATCAGCAATTGACGCCGTTACTGGAGACAAATTCGACCTTCCCATGAAAGGCGCGGCTAATGATTTGAAATTGCAGCTCAGGGTCGAGACTCCAATAAATAAGATGGCTAAGTATTCAGACGAAATTTTTTGTTTTATTCAACCCCGTGACGTTTATAAATAAAAGACCATGCTGGACCAAAACCGAAGACAAGAATATAACAACCAAAATTGATCGACAGCAAAAACACATGAGACCACAAGATAAGGGAGCGCAAAGCAAAAATGACAAGCCTTTTTAAAAGACATGCCCACCAAAGATTGATTCTCGTTGTTTTTACCTTTTTGATCCTACTGACAGCATTCCCTGTGATGGCGCAATCCACCACAGATTTGG is a window of Maridesulfovibrio sp. DNA encoding:
- a CDS encoding RHS repeat-associated core domain-containing protein — encoded protein: MVNFADYVMKRRERGELTTGLVLYGETEPPEMQIENLWKIVHHRTGEDLAPPRPDLDEFSSSDRMYPSMMKPEVKRRWDLKNYEWEETKAQHAKLKRMVHAQFMQENPNLSVVQGLKGTTYGSEIQAEFKKMFSGSQSMLKSRMPQAGTGRTIRDELERDNVDLNEVADEVIQFQTPDSRNTFAVMGVDRNETLRITGKILASAESSHALEYQYDEEGRLQVVYYGGKPVEVYRYNNMGQRVSSQVSGGQPLKYRYNALGQLVQAEDVAYTYDEDGSLAGKKDSHGLTRYHYLDNGQLCGVLLPDGRQIEYRFDENGFRAEKLIDGKLAQRYQWDDLITLSAVEDRSGVTRIRYGENGNAIGMVRNGQKLLLATDQLGSIFTVADLSGDSVQEVLYDSFGREIQNSSPELALPLGFAGGLHDADTGLSHFGYREYDPATGRFISPDPLGYAGGDVDLYGYCGDDPVNFVDRLGLSETSEASEDEEENSEESAENQKKPTQAKASSKSLLDRNINKIAEGRFGKDVAKYADDYRRRSKPGEPIDEVHMYHSNGTFEVRHKDGTSETYEVTSGKLGETDQSKKNKGPLPKGEYEFDPKEASTVEGWKFLGRSRSGDWGHGRVPLHPSKDTKTHGRDGFYIHGGKLKGSAGCADIGDNDREFFRSVGKTKKKVKVTVH
- a CDS encoding helix-turn-helix domain-containing protein; protein product: MAIEEAFKPVVELEILNRKETLTVQEAADFLTVKKNTLDHWRSNGEGPRFSTLGRRIVYRRVDLVQYVKGNSVEVF
- a CDS encoding phage/plasmid primase, P4 family; the protein is MGNTEQKNIAAEVEAAAAAEPAQVEQEKSAQKAENQKKADQRRAEQGKPPRPKKEKSDGPSREFIHRCHRRAELGAAELAAFLLKGSHLYDNFTKDWFKFNSTIWEQDRNRQIEEKVDLVASSYESEAKNFYKLAKKKKDEGKKSNIYIPLRARAKEFKSSATSLRNQNKISNVLKMLRRGTLLGMESSDMEPHRELLPTAKTVVNLRTGREYKDVPWQDLHFRCKSPWEYKGTSEPADFWEETLQKVFCGDAELIKYFEYFVGFCVCGVQPKNFFVFLGQFGDNGKSVVFDTLQKGLGEFASTVKVEMLLVDKFTSADKPSPSLVDLRGRRMAVASEADENQQFSTAKIKLLTSASDRIKARTLNKGDEEFFQTHTLCLHTNNVPKLKGADNAFLKNRLRIFPCNARFVDPEGEIPVDEANFIFPMLPESVVTAKLEAESSGILGWMVACAMKALELGHMPPAPKAILEQNAEYEEEQDWLAQFLSDCCEPDPEAKYPNKDLHLVFKLWFRDSNNLTAKDDVWITPNKMGRELSKRPDVKKIPKGTQGLSSPHYCGWRLKDHWVEAAKSGTLPIDKSEWPEAEQGGFQNDPL
- a CDS encoding RHS repeat-associated core domain-containing protein, producing the protein MDTKEQADNTRYQYLKTGQLCEVLLPNGTYTEYRFYKRGFRTAKHLNGQLIQRYQWKDLTTLAAVEGAENINKFHYNEHGRVMGMIRNGQVFLFATDQLGSIFTVADSAGNSVQDILYDSFGRRVYNSDPEYDPVLGFAGGLYDADIGLIHFGYREYDPATGRFISPDPLGYAGGDVDLYGYCGDDPVNFSRDISRASTFREHFKVKAAAKVINSVPDRKSLLK
- a CDS encoding CHC2 zinc finger domain-containing protein, with amino-acid sequence MGKALEYLGAARCAAVFAFLVAVDDKKGNKLDLWCCCPLHNENTPSAHYDATQDLYHCFGCQAGGDLINVYCELNGYDEFEGFRAFLKEFCPERLTDGSGSASKPAPAPRAVVRRWEPDAAYIPPEKWQQKAHQIVMESVEDLQKRPEVLAQLAEWGIDAATAKACRIGWNAKDRFYPVTAMDLPYQSSKNNPKAERKVWWPVGLVFASMRDGLPAKVKIRVADQKDWMPKYWQVIAGDVPRGYLPPYLIAGDPRWKIWVIVETDRDAYLVWAACRVLSPDLPIGVMAVGAAGARPDAYAAKILCRAELILCATDNDFAGKQAFWDFWKKEFPNARRWPVPPRYGKDVGEAVRPLWLKPAHFPLDDFYNMGIDPFYLDICAWIEAGISARVRRAVSMLQQSPKPAPAPVKPPPPPPKPKSRMETVMAEVAKFPEFYAVFKSFRELIKGKPVGFYRNEFGGIYVDSVKPEWGQKHHETMQAIWKMWVDHECLQEIIEYYFPDRIKERI
- a CDS encoding terminase gpA endonuclease subunit; the protein is MTCPNENPLKLSPAEIEVLALRPQVSTAEFAENDFVLVTGTYENRNFNHDFAPYARGIMEAWDKPWTREIIVVGTSQTVKTSTGYACLAAEMEREPSPTGLGMPDEKVAKRIFKEKLGPHFKRSPKLRKMLPDAEKSVQSMSLNTHSATLYGMTSGSEASMSSVSMRVLMLDEEDAYPDPASVDTMIERTIGYPVDSKIIRVSKPRGNEHQSSIWKALTHKAQVVYQYQAVCPTCGHAQVMDHKHIRVPEGMRDPAQIRHQTLAWYECQGCGAHWNDYKRNEAIKRGHWHCDQEVSRPECVAFHIPAWISRYVSLSTVSAAWFEAIKDGTPKAMQRFDNDFCAKPHKVVAIETNESRARKMVDPLLPPLVAPAEAVAITCGIDMQMTGFWFVVRAWGREMQSWMLQYGWLNTFADVEELLFRTRYPIEGRDDMVMPIWRAGIDIGGNKDKSNELGWSKTDEVKAWLFSIDNYAKPGCWPGLVYGVKGASQRQQDTIKPSSMGGQPGIPAKMQQKVPLYLVGTDDMKDKIHLVRMNPASRQPMWLHSQTGEDYFKQMFAEERGPDGKWIAQKRDNHLLDCEVYCHACAEHIWTPSLITLGSPYIMPKNPVVIKQEPVINPYTHEVG